A genomic region of Caenorhabditis elegans chromosome V contains the following coding sequences:
- the tag-314 gene encoding RING-type domain-containing protein (Confirmed by transcript evidence), with amino-acid sequence MSDKVSENNDIKGFQLTNRENEQPMDLNLKEKKPTFTIVGCELCQIKDEIRIILRQCGHVVCLPCVLEYIKNKIIVDGHPRFKCPLSTCNAVVHENDINAVLDEKEPALERYMSIVHRRYLQYKQNKHSIMAALPSSDIKRCPLCRSIYMHVVGCNYVICANSACNTAFCWLCEKPMGRPSSHFTTASKCRLGYTDYERIFRSIQLILDVNFVILWILLPFVYLIAFLYIPVLIIFLIPASLAYDAYRKEKDSHDFLVPIDVLTIIFRVLIGILIGIIVCVPFAIGSIVSGSVLMFLYMGFLAIRTIPCGLSGDRVGTFLCLMRWAGNLFKIGPYGKLLEEARKERNDALVKLEENRDDFKNALSTSKVLVGTTTTSSTTQATTIGGSTSTAGTTVEATTTTQA; translated from the exons ATGTCAGATAAAGTGAGCGAG aATAATGATATAAAAGGATTCCAATTAACAAATAGAGAAAATGAGCAACCGAtggatttgaatttaaaagaaaagaagCCAACGTTTACAATTGTAGGATGTGAATTATGCCAGATAAAAGATGAA attcgtaTCATTCTTCGACAATGTGGGCACGTTGTTTGTCTACCGTGTGTTCTAGAATACATAAAA aatAAAATAATAGTTGATGGACACCCTCGGTTCAAATGTCCACTCTCCACGTGCAATGCAGTGGTTCATGAGAATGATATAAATGCAGTACTTGATGAAAAGGAGCCAGCTCTTGAGAGATATATGTCAATTGTTCACAGAAGATATCTACAATACAAACAGAATAAACATTCAATTATGGCAGCACTTCCATCATCTGATATCAAGAGATGTCCTTTATGTCGGTCAATTTATATGCATGTAGTTGGATGTAATTATGTTATTTGTGCCAATTCAGCATGTAATACAGCTTTTTGTTGGTTATGCGAGAAGCCAATGGGAAGACCATCTTCGCATTTTACGACAG CTTCAAAGTGCCGACTAGGATACACAGATTATGAACGGATCTTTCGATCGATTCAGTTGATTCTAGACGTGAATTTTGTCATTCTCTGGATACTGCTTCCATTCGTCTACTTGATCGCTTTCTTGTACATTCCTGTCTTAATAATATTCCTGATACCAGCAAGCTTGGCTTATGACGCTTATAGAAAAGAAAAGGATAGTCATGATTTTTTGGTTCCGATCGATGTGTTGACTATCATATTCCGAGTCTTGATTGGAATACTTATTGGAATTATTGTATGTGTACCATTTGCAATTGGGTCTATTGTTTCTGGATCTGTACTTATGTTTCTTTATATGGGTTTCCTAGCCATTCGAACGATTCCATGTGGATTG tCTGGTGACCGAGTTGGCACATTTTTATGTCTTATGAGATGGGCAGGAAATCTTTTCAA aattggACCATATGGTAAACTACTTGAAGAAGCAAGAAAAGAACGAAATGATGCGTTAGTGAAGCTAGAAGAAAATAgagatgatttcaaaaatgcattaa GCACTTCTAAAGTTTTGGTTGGAACTACAACTACTTCATCCACTACTCAAGCAACAACAATTGGTGGAAGTACGAGCACGGCAGGGACAACCGTTGAAGCCACAACCACAACTCAGGCGTAA
- the pap-1 gene encoding Poly(A) polymerase (Confirmed by transcript evidence), translating to MSATEKDKTPLLGVSQPISLAHPDSKDIAQTTLLIETLKKFGSYEPKEETEQRMEVLRNLNRLVKEWVKNVTAMKIPNGEGVNAGGKLFTFGSYRLGVHSSGADIDTLAVVPRHIDRSDFFTSFKEMLNNDPNVTELHGVEEAFVPVMKLKYSGVELDILFARLALKEVPDTQELSDDNLLRNLDQESVRSLNGCRVAEQLLKLVPRQKEFCVTLRAIKLWAKNHGIYSNSMGFFGGITWAILVARACQLYPNASPSRLVHRMFFIFSTWTWPHPVVLNEMNNDRNDIPTLCELVWDPRRKNTDRFHVMPIITPAFPEQNSTHNVTRSTATVIKNEICEALEICRDISEGKSKWTALFEEVNFFSRYKHFIALIMAAPNEEEELNYGGFLESRIRLLVQSLERNQDIIIAHNDPNKHKPSPNAKFDVNPENKRVTVWFIGLEFAEHAKTLDLTNEIQRFKTNVELQASNVKGIGPNCQVQIDMFYVKRNSLIQVISAADLRRGRRWKKVVPIATNTSVSSSTPRSVVRTTSTSSVPTTPTGLAAPKTPLSASVSATNEPDSTTNGTPLSRKRSMDEESSTTVTSQISDESVPKKKTRDDTLEENRVSMVVEVSNVVVEQRTKVVQEIVDLQADNGLNTSNGLEASEQKMEVPQSV from the exons ATGTCGGCGACCGAAAAGGACAAAACTCCACTTTTGGGTGTTTCTCAACCCATTTCGCTAGCCCATCCAGATTCAAAAGACATTGCACAGACGACTTTATTGatagaaacattgaaaaagtttggaagCTATGAACCAAAAGAAGAAACAGAACAAAGAATGGAAGTACTTCGTAATTTGAATCGTCTAGTCAAAGAATGGGTTAAGAATGTAACTGCCATGAAG atcccGAATGGAGAGGGTGTGAATGCGGGTGGAAAACTTTTTACTTTTGGATCATATCGTCTTGGAGTTCACAGTTCTGGTGCTGATATTGACACACTTGCTGTTGTACCACGTCATATCGATCGATCAGACTTTTTCACATCATTCAAAGAGATGCTCAATAACGATCCAAATGTGACAGAATTGCATGGTGTTGAAGAAGCTTTCGTTCCAGTTATGAAACTTAAATATTCTGGTGTTGAGCTTGATATTCTCTTTGCTCGACTTGCTTTGAAAGAAGTACCTGATACCCAAGAGCTTTCTGATGACAACCTTCTCAGGAATTTGGACCAAGAAAGTGTTAGATCACTAAATGGATGCAGAGTCGCTGAGCAACTGTTGAAACTGGTTCCACGTCAAAAAGAATTCTGTGTAACTCTACGAGCCATCAAACTATGGGCAAAAAATCACGGAATTTATTCCAATTCGATGGGATTTTTTGGAGGCATCACATGGGCGATTCTCGTTGCTCGAGCTTGTCAGTTATATCCAAATGCAAGTCCATCAAGACTTGTTCATAGAatgttcttcattttctcaacGTGGACTTGGCCTCATCCAGTAGTACTAAATGAAATGAACAACGACAGAAACGATATTCCGACACTGTGCGAGTTGGTTTGGGATCCTCGACGAAAAAATACAGATAGATTCCACGTAATGCCAATTATTACTCCAGCATTCCCAGAACAGAATTCGACTCATAATGTGACTCGATCCACCGCCACTGTTATAAAGAACGAAATATGCGAAGCCCTTGAAATTTGTCGAGATATCAGTGAAGGAAAATCGAAATGGACTGCTTTATTTGAAGAAGTCAACTTTTTCAGCAGATATAAGCATTTTATTg CTCTTATCATGGCTGCTCCTAACGAGGAAGAAGAATTAAACTACGGTGGTTTCCTTGAATCACGTATCCGTCTTCTTGTGCAAAGCCTTGAACGTAATCAAGATATTATAATAGCCCACAACGACCCGAATAAGCATAAACCATCTCCAAATGCAAAGTTTGATGTAAATCCAGAAAACAAGAGGGTTACTGTATGGTTTATTGGTCTTGAATTCGCGGAACATGCTAAAACTCTTGATTTGACAAATGAAATTCAACGATTCAAAACAAATGTCGAACTACAAGCGAGTAATGTGAAGGGTATTGGACCAAATTGTCAAGTGCAG attgataTGTTCTATGTAAAGAGAAACAGTCTGATTCAAGTGATTAGTGCTGCTGATCTTCGCCGTGGCCGTCGCTGGAAGAAAGTTGTTCCAATTGCTACGAATACTTCCGTCAGCAGTTCTACACCCCGAAGTGTTGTGCGAACTACAAGTACTAGCTCTGTACCAACTACTCCAACTGGACTTGCTGCTCCAAAAACACCACTATCTGCATCAGTTTCTGCCACGAATGAACCTGATTCAACAACAAATGGTACTCCATTATCAAGAAAACGTAGTATGGATGAAGAATCATCAACTACTGTAACTTCACAAATTTCTGATGAATCTgtaccaaaaaagaaaacacgtGATGATACATTAGAAGAGAATAGAGTTTCAATGGTTGTTGAAGTTTCGAATGTTGTGGTTGAACAAAGAACAAAAGTTGTTCAAGAAATAGTTGATTTGCAAGCTGATAATGGATTGAATACATCAAATGGTTTGGAAGCCAGTGAACAGAAAATGGAGGTTCCACAAAGTGTTTAA
- the set-22 gene encoding SET domain-containing protein (Confirmed by transcript evidence): MENRIKRPKLDPSMDEAESPVRDGSQQNNDNLNQENENNESFSDSLVLTTIHLLTEEDFNENTLKAVVVDNNRLEEMCITKVSHKIRRLLRHFQDSGSAKKIITLANQKCKERPCTQVMILPLNLHCFPNTLKKGLFATRDILEGEFIIAPVPVKLSSPEECGRDEMGVLRPNIILFNGLQNDFSFFQVIDIKSRKRKRNTREFQSRRKIRANEAMNGVNKPVYQPHASYYSDDEDIQKNTAYEKYDMCIDLADSTDELKAIRRNCESNCMIRYVIHNQRMQLFISAQRNILMGEELTLPHDYDSNYSSKVIQCAHPYQPHNVCIHEKERQNTIKKFISMNSK; this comes from the exons ATGGAGAACAGGATCAAACGGCCAAAACTGGATCCGTCCATGGACGAAGCGGAATCTCCTGTCCGAGATGGTTCTCAACAAAATAACGATAATCTGaatcaagaaaatgaaaataatgaga GCTTTTCTGACTCACTCGTTCTGACAACAATTCATCTGCTCACTGAAGaagattttaatgaaaacaCATTAAAAGCTGTTGTAGTGGAtaat AATCGACTCGAAGAAATGTGTATCACGAAAGTTTCGCATAAAATTAGACGGCTGCTGCGACACTTCCAAGATTCTGGTTCAgctaaaaaa ATTATCACTTTGGCGAACCAGAAATGCAAAGAACGCCCGTGTACACAGGTTATGATTCTTCCACTCAACCTTCATTGCTTCCCAAACACGCTTAAAAAAG gTCTTTTTGCCACTCGTGACATTCTTGAAGGCGAGTTTATCATTGCTCCAGTCCCAGTGAAGCTTTCGTCTCCTGAAGAATGCGGCCGAGATGAGATGGGAGTCCTTCGTCCAAATATTATACTGTTTAATGGGCTACAAAATGACTTTTCGTTCTTCCAAGTTATCG atataaaatccagaaaaagaaagagaaataCTCGGGAATTTCAATCGAGAAGAAAGATTCGCGCCAATGAGGCAATGAATGGCGTCAACAAGCCCGTCTATCA GCCGCATGCTTCATATTATTCAGACGATGAAGATATTCAAAAGAATACCGCATATGAAAAGTATGATATGTGCATCGATTTAGCTGATTCAACTGATGAACTGAAAGCTATTCGACGAAACTGTGAATCCAACTGCATGATTCGATACGTGATTCATAATCAAAGAATGCAATTATTTATATCTGCTCAGAGAAATATCCTAATGGGGGAAGAG CTTACACTTCCACATGACTACGATTCGAATTACTCTAGCAAGGTCATTCAATGCGCTCATCCTTATCAACCACACAATGTTTGCATTCACGAG AAGGAACGTCAAAACACTATCAAGAAGTTCATATCAATGAATTCCAAGTGA
- the Y32F6A.4 gene encoding Amino acid transporter transmembrane domain-containing protein (Confirmed by transcript evidence) — MSFSLSRENYAFEDSCRKSTRTSSCSRRDSWNGETRSSSHCDVDMSKPFFNPAGLNWFVTGLFVVGDLAGGGIVALPTAIIQAEFWTGLIVCVILIGVVTYTAYVLGLSWNILLSTWPEYRHHCRKPYPEIGGRAMGKTCQLLVSICIDVTQFMISVVYLLLASKNIMNMIIAFSGTHISFCILILIVATCLLPLCFLKSPQDFWWAVVIAMMTTSAAVILIIVGSIIDYGKCAPFAKLPPFRTTNLFLSMGTLLFSVGGHSAFPTIQHDMKQPKEFTRSVFLAFTIMAFMYIPVCIMGYLVYGDSLRDSIIPSIQTVWIQQAINIMITVHCILTLTIVFNPLMQEVEELFHVPQRFGPKRAIVRTGIMVAVVFVAESVPTFGPLLDLVGGSTLTLTSVIMPCLFYIYLNAYKRKEEITGKPGNGPVGWRDVITFNQKPTLCICIIIMIIGLIGGGCATFSAIVELTTTQFNMPCYVSVFQHKPADNGTASQTNCCGTYQNVSIFSDGKCSDPQLHFYS, encoded by the exons ATGTCTTTTTCCTTGTCTAGAGAGAATTACGCTTTTGAAGATTCTTGTAGGAA ATCTACAAGAACTTCATCATGTTCCCGCAGAGACAGCTGGAATGGTGAAACTCGATCATCTTCTCACTGTGATGTTGATATGTCAAAGCCTTTCTTTAATCCAGCTG GTTTAAACTGGTTTGTAACTGGTCTATTCGTGGTTGGAGATCTTGCTGGTGGAGGTATTGTTGCATTGCCAACTGCCATTATTCAAGCAG aattctggACCGGTCTGATAGTATGTGTCATTCTCATTGGAGTTGTCACCTATACTGCTTACGTTCTTGGGCTCAGTTGGAATATTCTGTTGAGCACATGGCCAGAATATAGACATCATTGCAGAAAACCGTATCCAGAAATTGGTGGAAGAGCTATGGGAAAGACTTGCCa ACTTCTTGTTTCAATTTGCATTGATGTAACACAATTTATGATCTCCGTTGTCTACCTCCTTTTGGCTTCGAAAAACATTATGAACATGATCATT GCATTCTCCGGCACTCACATATCTTTCTGCATTCTGATTCTCATTGTTGCAACATGTCTTCTGCCACTTTGTTTCCTCAAATCGCCTCAAGATTTCTG gTGGGCTGTTGTTATTGCCATGATGACAACATCTGCAGCTGTTATTCTAATTATTGTTGGATCAATCATCGACTATGGAAAGTGTGCTCCATTCGCGAAACTTCCACCATTCAGAACCACCAACCTGTTTCTTTCAATGGGAACTCTACTTTTCTCCGTTGGTGGGCATTCCGCTTTTCCAACAATTCAACATGATATGAAACAACCAAAAGAGTTCACGAGATCCGTTTTTCTTGCTTTCACAA tcatggCGTTTATGTACATTCCAGTCTGTATTATGGGATACTTGGTATATGGTGACTCGCTTCGCGATTCAATTATTCCATCAATTCAAACTGTCTGGATTCAACAGGCCATTAATATTATGATCACAGTCCATTGTATTCTAACTCTCACAATTGTCTTCAATCCTCTGATGCAAGAAGTTGAAGAGTTGTTCCATGTCCCACAGAGATTTGGACCAAAGCGAGCTATTGTTCGTACTGGTATAATGGTTGCCGTTGTCTTTGTTGCCGAATCAGTTCCAACATTTGGACCACTTCTTGACTTGGTTGGAGGATCAACATTGACACTCACTTCAGTTATTATGCCATgcttattttatatttatttgaatgcttataaaagaaaagaagagatTACTGGAAAACCAGGAAATGGGCCAGTTGGATGGAGAGATGTTATCACTTTTAACCAGAAACCAACGCTTTGTATTTGCATTATTATTatga taattggTCTTATTGGAGGAGGATGCGCGACATTTTCAGCCATCGTTGAATTAACAACCACGCAGTTTAATATGCCATGCTATGTTTCTGTATTCCAACACAAG ccGGCTGACAACGGAACAGCTTCTCAAACGAATTGCTGTGGTACATACCAGAATGTTTCTATATTTAGTGATGGAAAATGTAGTGACCCCCAATTGCATTTCTATagctaa
- the Y32F6A.5 gene encoding Retinoid-inducible serine carboxypeptidase (Partially confirmed by transcript evidence) — protein MNLLFILSLVSLAAAGASNSVNTWGGVIQYDEDWGYVDIRTNAHTFWWLYAAKPANSQRPLFLWLQGGPGSSSSGFGNFEETGPKTLNGSDNPATWLQVADMVYVDNPVGAGFSYVDDKSAYTTEITQIGKDLLAWLRKFLALHPEYRTRPFYIFCESYGGKMSAQFAKVITDSIKAGSLQLNFRAVALGDSWISAMDYVNTWGPYLYANSFLDDHQLNTVNAEAARCQALVDQQKWEKATNCWGNMENLISVETNDVSWYNILKKGDTDDWSSSAMRSNRVMTSTRRLYNRFVAPQNLDSLSNYMDTVVRKKLGIIPDKVKFGGQAGDVFSYQQGDFMTPIWSTVDQLLKDGYNVIVYNGNEDLICNTMGTAAWVNRLTWDGAATFNSTTRHSFKTQSFPLAGYYKTYKNLQFWWILRAGHMVAYDTPESAIFMLKAVVKQYNA, from the exons atgaacttGTTGTTTATTCTCTCATTAGTGAGCCTTGCTGCGGCGGGTGCTAGCAATTCAGTTAATACTTGGGGAGGTGTTATTCAATATGATGAAGATTGGGGATATGTTGATATTCGTACAAATGCTCATACTTTCTGGTGGCTTTATGCAGCAAAGCCTGCCAATTCTCAACGTCCACTCTTTCTCTGGTTGCAAGGAGGACCTGGATCATCTAGTTccggttttggaaactttgagGAAACTGGACCAAAGACGTTGAATGGATCTGACAATCCAGCTACTTGG cTTCAAGTTGCTGACATGGTCTACGTGGACAACCCCGTTGGTGCTGGTTTTTCCTATGTCGACGATAAATCTGCTTACACCACTGAAATCACtcaaattggaaaagattTGCTCGCGTGGCTTCGCAAATTCCTTGCTCTTCATCCAGAGTATCGTACTCGTCCGTTCTACATTTTCTGTGAAAGTTATGGAGGTAAAATGAGCGCTCAATTTGCTAAAGTCATAACTGAT TCTATCAAAGCTGGAAGTCTTCAACTCAACTTCCGCGCTGTTGCTCTCGGAGATTCATGGATTTCTGCAATGGATTATGTCAACACCTGGGGACCATATCTTTATGCTAAT TCTTTCCTTGATGACCATCAATTGAATACAGTTAATGCTGAAGCAGCAAGATGTCAAGCACTCGTGGATCAACAGAAATGGGAAAAAGCAACGAATTGTTGGGGAAATATGGAGAATTTGATAAGTGTTGAGACGAATGATGTCTCTTGGTATAATATTCTGAAGAAAGGAGATACTGATGACTGGAGTTCATCTGCAATGAGATCAAATAGAGTGATGACTTCAACTCGTAGATTGTATAATCGATTCGTTGCTCCACAGAATTTGGATTCTCTTTCAAATTACATGGATACAGTTGTTCGCAAGAAGTTGGGAATTATTCCGGATAAGGTGAAGTTCGGAGGACAAGCTGGAGACGTGTTCAGTTATCAACAAGGAGACTTTATGACACCAatttggagtactgtagatcAGCTTCTAAAGGATGGATACAATGTGATTGTGTATAATGGAAATGAAGATTTAATTTGTAATACAATGGGAACTGCTGCATGGGTTAATCGGCTCACTTGGGACGGTGCTGCTACATTTAATTCAACAACTAGACATTCATTCAAAACTCAATCATTCCCATTGGCTGGATATTACAAGACTTACAAGAATTTGCAATTCTGGTGGATTCTCAGAGCAGGACATAtg gTTGCATATGATACCCCAGAATCTGCAATCTTCATGTTGAAGGCCGTGGTCAAGCAGTATAATGCATAG
- the apc-10 gene encoding Anaphase-promoting complex subunit 10 (Confirmed by transcript evidence), giving the protein MLADHQIPEQSMDEEERTSSRGWMREFKYPSNLRDITEEARISLSSVAHCGGVDELLHESSELAWRTNMSPPHRALFTFSKKTDISYVMLFLDYSRDESYCPQEVRIDLGDGTNDWWLKMYRRVDQPKGWVKIPIHDAFGNPLRVMSLQMTIMKNHEKGRDCVVRHFRVLGPFRSRYDSMNRMILGPSAVLEARPGTEPIKDAIMNHYQSMR; this is encoded by the exons a TGCTGGCCGATCATCAAATTCCCGAACAATCCATGGATGAAGAAGAAAGAACATCCTCGCGCGGATGGATGCGAGAGTTTAAATATCCGAGCAATTTGCGAGATATCACCGAAGAAGCTAGAATTTCACTCTCAAGTGTTGCTCACT gtggTGGAGTCGACGAGTTGCTGCACGAAAGTTCAGAACTGGCATGGAGAACAAATATGAGCCCTCCACATCGAGCACTTttcacgttttcaaaaaagactGACATATCTTATGTCATGCTTTTCCTTGATTACAGTAGAGATGAATCATATTGCCCGCAAGA AGTGAGAATAGATCTCGGAGATGGAACAAATGATTGGTGGCTCAAAATGTATCGAAGAGTGGACCAACCAAAAGGATGGGTG aaaattccgaTTCACGACGCCTTTGGCAATCCACTCCGAGTCATGTCACTTCAAATGactattatgaaaaatcacgaaaaaggCAGGGACTGTGTTGTTCg TCATTTTCGAGTGCTTGGACCTTTCCGCAGCCGATATGACAGCATGAACAGAATGATTCTCGGACCCTCAGCAGTGTTGGAAGCACGGCCAGGAACGGAGCCAATAAAAGATGCAATCATGAATCACTATCAGTCTATGCGTTAA
- the snf-10 gene encoding Transporter (Confirmed by transcript evidence), which translates to MASSSDFKQLKQTRTKSEETTRSASNETVNDDNRSTTTEEIIPIKKTSNATAISNIGFKSVTNLALENIGLDTKMEGPTWTSKWEAITATLSFVTCSGNIWFFPYLCGYYGGWFPYQFTFCYVFIAVPLLYLETALGQYASASPLSVFSRMAPAMAGLSAGMCFIMVFRTISLSVWAIYDLTIFTHASQSIWSTSPWESCQESQSGDYCVNYKLSSKCTWIQPGSDKECDEYQEMLIATRGFQQRKSPFMSFVHGLMYKRSITMNDWEPPSVTSIICAVCLWIIIGIISIGGSKVLGRTGIVALTLLLVGTIMLLSYGMSLNDTTNVFTAFFYQSEGYEDKWMWVWSWADAAAHALRALNVGCGGIQKFASLNNFHNKIHRDVLLISIVSFVFYICTGLLSFMFMAEIGRLYYPDLEASERIQLYATPVMIESVISEILTNSSMGSIWVFLFWLTLAACSIQGISSYIWVISSMIVERLNGSRRKYGKALASWHKRAIILAIMSVTGLISSLPFLGNGGINLMSSIETFASYGTIFIAFVEVITVSYVYGFKRFSVNIRAMIGGHGPPNVFWWLNWLVISPILLIVTFGCIVATFGQKKAFNENSIVSDPIGYSLLVMPCIFVILYFLRDEYDRRKNMEPFVVMIRATGDWGPMNPEDRRNAVKFERQLRVRY; encoded by the exons ATGGCGTCGTCTTCAgatttcaaacaattaaaacaaactAGAACAAAATCTGAAGAAACTACAAGATCAGCATCAAACGAAACAGTAAATGATGATAATAGAAGCACTACTACAGAGGAAATAATACCAATAAAG AAAACTTCAAATGCTACTGCCATCTCTAACATTGGATTCAAAAGCGTGACAAATCTAGCTCTGGAGAATATTGGGTTGGATACAAAAATGGAAGGACCCACGTGGACTTCAAAATGGGAAGCTATCACTGCCACACTTTCGTTCGTTACATGTTCTggaaatatttggtttttccCGTATCTCTGTGGATATTACGGTGGATGGTTTCCATATCAATTCACATTTTGTTATGTATTCATCGCTGTTCCACTTCTTTATCTTGAAACAGCTCTTGGACAATATGCTTCTGCTTCTCCACTATCAGTTTTCTCAAGAATGGCTCCCGCCATGGCAGGATTATCTGCAGGAATGTGCTTCATAATGGTTTTCAG AACAATCAGTCTATCTGTCTGGGCAATTTACGATCttactatttttacacatgcTTCCCAATCAATCTGGTCAACATCTCCATGGGAGAGCTGCCAGGAAAGTCAATCTGGGGATTACTGTGTCAATTACAAGCTATCGTCGAAATGTACATGGATTCAACCGGGATCGGATAAAGAATGTGATGAATATCAAGAAATGTTAATTGCCACCCGTGGTTTTCAACAGAGAAAATCTCCATTTATGAGCTTTGTTCATGGGTTGATGTACAAG AGAAGCATAACAATGAATGATTGGGAGCCGCCAAGTGTTACATCTATTATATGTGCAGTTTGTCTATGGATAATTATTGGTATAATTTCCATTGGAGGATCAAAAGTTCTTGGTAGAACCGGTATCGTAGCTCTTACACTTTTATTGGTGGGAACTATAATGCTTCTTTCGTATGGAATGTCTTTGAATGATACTACAAACGTATTTACTGCATTCTTTTATCAAAGTGAAGGTTACGAGGATAAATGGATGTGGGTGTGGTCATGGGCAGATGCTGCAGCACATGCACTTAGAGCATTGAA TGTTGGATGTGGCGGAATCCAGAAATTTGCCTCATTGAACAACTTTCACAACAAAATACATCGAGATGTTCTACTTATTAGCATTGTTTCTTTTGTATTTTACATATGCACTGGATTACTTTCGTTCATGTTCATGGCTGAAATAGGAAGATTATATTACCCAGACTTGGAAGCTAGTGAAAGAATTCAACTATACGCTACACCGGTAATGATTGAAAGTGTAATCTCCGAG ATATTAACAAATTCTTCAATGGGAAGCATTTGGGTGTTTCTATTCTGGCTAACACTTGCAGCATGCTCAATCCAGGGAATTTCTAGTTATATTTGG GTTATAAGTTCTATGATTGTGGAAAGATTAAACGGAAGTCGGCGAAAATATGGAAAAGCTCTTGCGAGTTGGCATAAGAGAGCTATCATTTTAGCAATTATGAGTGTCACAGGTCTTATTTCTAGTTTACCATTTTTGGGTAACGGAGGAATTAATCTAATGAGTAGTATCGAAACATTTGCTTCATATGGCACTATATTTATTGCTTTTGTTGAAGTAATAACGGTATCTTATGTGTATGGATTCAAGAGATTTTCCGT aaacataAGAGCAATGATTGGGGGACACGGACCTCCTAACGTCTTCTGGTGGCTTAACTGGCTTGTAATCAGTCCTATTCTACTCATTGTAACTTTTGGATGTATCGTTGCAACATTCGgccaaaaaaaagcatttaatgaaaattctatTGTGTCTGATCCAATAGGATATTCTCTTCTCGTCATGCCATGCATCTTTGtgattttatactttttgagAGATGAGTATgatcgaagaaaaaatatggaacCTTTTGTG GTGATGATAAGAGCAACTGGTGACTGGGGACCAATGAATCCGGAAGACAGACGAAATgctgtgaaatttgaaagacaGCTCAGAGTTAGATATTGA
- the apc-10 gene encoding Anaphase-promoting complex subunit 10 (Confirmed by transcript evidence): MDEEERTSSRGWMREFKYPSNLRDITEEARISLSSVAHCGGVDELLHESSELAWRTNMSPPHRALFTFSKKTDISYVMLFLDYSRDESYCPQEVRIDLGDGTNDWWLKMYRRVDQPKGWVKIPIHDAFGNPLRVMSLQMTIMKNHEKGRDCVVRHFRVLGPFRSRYDSMNRMILGPSAVLEARPGTEPIKDAIMNHYQSMR, from the exons ATGGATGAAGAAGAAAGAACATCCTCGCGCGGATGGATGCGAGAGTTTAAATATCCGAGCAATTTGCGAGATATCACCGAAGAAGCTAGAATTTCACTCTCAAGTGTTGCTCACT gtggTGGAGTCGACGAGTTGCTGCACGAAAGTTCAGAACTGGCATGGAGAACAAATATGAGCCCTCCACATCGAGCACTTttcacgttttcaaaaaagactGACATATCTTATGTCATGCTTTTCCTTGATTACAGTAGAGATGAATCATATTGCCCGCAAGA AGTGAGAATAGATCTCGGAGATGGAACAAATGATTGGTGGCTCAAAATGTATCGAAGAGTGGACCAACCAAAAGGATGGGTG aaaattccgaTTCACGACGCCTTTGGCAATCCACTCCGAGTCATGTCACTTCAAATGactattatgaaaaatcacgaaaaaggCAGGGACTGTGTTGTTCg TCATTTTCGAGTGCTTGGACCTTTCCGCAGCCGATATGACAGCATGAACAGAATGATTCTCGGACCCTCAGCAGTGTTGGAAGCACGGCCAGGAACGGAGCCAATAAAAGATGCAATCATGAATCACTATCAGTCTATGCGTTAA